A window of Phycobacter azelaicus contains these coding sequences:
- a CDS encoding aspartate carbamoyltransferase catalytic subunit codes for MTDARGWDGLLDADEHVLWQGRPDPGFTVTGQMIAYTIFGMIVTAFGLFWTVGAMSFAVLLGITGLFPLGVGLYLIGAGLFWPSYSRRRTWYSLTNRRAFIATELPFVGRGLRFWDIGSDTTIEFEESKYSTIWFHEETLGKGDNAYTKRAGFERISNGREVLALMRQIQAGADSMETPET; via the coding sequence ATGACCGATGCGCGAGGCTGGGATGGTCTTCTGGATGCGGATGAGCATGTCCTTTGGCAGGGCCGCCCCGACCCTGGTTTCACTGTGACAGGACAAATGATTGCCTACACAATTTTTGGAATGATCGTCACCGCCTTTGGACTGTTCTGGACCGTAGGCGCCATGTCCTTTGCTGTTCTGCTTGGGATTACCGGCCTTTTCCCGCTCGGCGTCGGACTTTACCTGATTGGCGCTGGACTGTTCTGGCCCTCATATTCCCGTCGTCGCACCTGGTACAGCCTGACCAACCGCCGCGCATTTATTGCCACAGAGCTACCGTTTGTCGGCCGGGGCTTGCGCTTCTGGGACATCGGCAGCGATACCACGATCGAGTTCGAGGAAAGCAAATACTCTACCATCTGGTTTCACGAGGAAACACTGGGTAAGGGCGACAACGCATATACCAAACGTGCGGGCTTTGAACGGATCAGCAACGGGCGAGAGGTGCTCGCCCTGATGCGTCAGATACAGGCCGGAGCGGACAGCATGGAGACACCGGAAACATGA
- the pyrC gene encoding dihydroorotase — MTTLFINARLIDPEAGTDAPGGVLVADGQIAEILPERTDPAQLFRARNIDPAKADVVDCGGKCLAPGIVDIGVKVCEPGERHKESYKTAGLAAAAGGVTTMVTRPDTMPAIDSPETLEFVTRRAQADAPVNVLPMAALTKRREGREMTEIGFLMDAGAVAFSDCDHVVANTKVFSRALTYAKSCGALVIAHPQEPILSAGAAATSSKFATLRGLPAVSPMAERMGLDRDIALLEMTGARYHADQITTARALPALERAKANGLDITAGTSIHHLTLNELDVADYRTFFKVKPPLRSEEDRLAVIDAVRTGLIDTISSMHTPQDEESKRLPFEEAAAGAVALETLLPAALRLYHAELLDLPTLFRAMSLNPAKRLGLPSGRLAAGAPADLILFDADVPFVLDRYRLKSKSQNTPFDGQRMQGRVLVTYVAGKPVFRRD, encoded by the coding sequence ATGACCACTCTTTTCATCAACGCCCGCCTGATCGATCCCGAGGCCGGAACGGATGCGCCGGGGGGTGTTCTTGTGGCGGACGGTCAGATTGCTGAAATCCTGCCCGAGCGCACGGATCCTGCGCAGCTGTTTCGCGCGCGAAACATTGACCCTGCAAAGGCAGACGTGGTGGATTGCGGTGGCAAATGCCTTGCCCCCGGCATCGTCGATATCGGCGTCAAAGTCTGCGAGCCCGGCGAGCGGCACAAGGAAAGCTACAAGACCGCAGGTCTGGCTGCGGCGGCGGGCGGCGTCACCACCATGGTCACCCGCCCCGACACAATGCCCGCCATCGACAGCCCAGAAACGCTGGAGTTCGTCACCCGCCGCGCCCAGGCCGACGCGCCGGTGAATGTGCTGCCCATGGCTGCCCTGACCAAGAGGCGCGAGGGGCGCGAGATGACCGAGATCGGCTTTTTGATGGATGCCGGGGCGGTTGCCTTTTCCGACTGCGATCACGTGGTGGCCAATACCAAGGTGTTCTCCCGCGCGCTGACCTATGCCAAAAGCTGCGGCGCGCTGGTGATCGCCCACCCGCAAGAGCCGATCCTGAGCGCAGGCGCCGCCGCGACCAGCAGCAAGTTCGCCACCCTGCGCGGCCTTCCCGCCGTTTCCCCGATGGCCGAACGCATGGGCCTGGACCGCGACATTGCACTGCTTGAAATGACCGGCGCACGCTATCACGCCGATCAGATCACCACCGCCCGCGCCCTGCCCGCGCTGGAGCGCGCCAAGGCCAATGGGCTCGATATCACTGCGGGCACCTCGATCCACCACCTGACGCTGAACGAGCTGGACGTGGCCGACTACCGTACCTTCTTCAAGGTGAAACCGCCGCTTCGGTCCGAAGAGGACCGGCTGGCGGTGATCGATGCGGTACGCACGGGTCTGATCGATACGATTTCCTCGATGCACACGCCGCAGGACGAGGAAAGCAAGCGCCTGCCGTTCGAGGAGGCCGCCGCCGGCGCCGTGGCGCTGGAAACACTGCTTCCCGCTGCCCTGCGCCTCTATCATGCCGAGCTTTTGGATCTGCCGACCCTGTTCCGGGCCATGTCCCTGAACCCAGCCAAGCGTCTTGGCCTGCCGTCGGGTCGGCTGGCTGCAGGCGCACCGGCGGACCTGATCCTGTTCGATGCGGATGTTCCTTTTGTGTTGGATCGCTATAGGCTGAAGTCAAAATCGCAGAATACCCCCTTTGACGGGCAGCGCATGCAGGGCAGAGTGCTGGTAACCTATGTGGCAGGCAAGCCCGTGTTCCGGAGAGACTGA
- the plsY gene encoding glycerol-3-phosphate 1-O-acyltransferase PlsY has protein sequence MPEFETSFVQLLLWAVVGYGLGSIPFGLVLTRLMGLGNLREIGSGNIGTTNVLRTGSKVAALLTLLLDGGKGAAAVVIARLMAGEDAAQLAGLAAFLGHCFPVWLSFKGGKGVATFLGLMLALAWPVGVAACLTWLAGAAITRMSSASALLSALAAPVWAVLLGHPQIVALTIALTVIVIWRHSENIARLRAGTEPKIGQK, from the coding sequence ATGCCTGAATTCGAAACTTCCTTTGTGCAGCTTCTGCTGTGGGCCGTTGTTGGCTATGGGCTGGGCTCGATCCCCTTTGGCCTGGTGCTGACCCGCCTCATGGGGCTGGGCAACCTGCGCGAAATCGGCTCAGGCAATATTGGCACCACCAATGTGCTGCGCACAGGATCGAAAGTGGCGGCCCTGCTGACACTTTTGCTGGATGGTGGCAAAGGCGCAGCCGCCGTGGTGATCGCGCGCCTGATGGCCGGAGAGGACGCGGCGCAGCTCGCGGGGCTTGCGGCCTTCTTGGGTCATTGTTTTCCGGTGTGGCTCAGCTTCAAGGGCGGCAAGGGCGTTGCCACGTTCCTGGGTCTGATGCTTGCGCTGGCATGGCCGGTGGGCGTAGCAGCCTGCCTGACATGGCTGGCAGGCGCCGCGATCACACGCATGTCCTCAGCTTCTGCACTGTTGTCGGCGCTGGCTGCGCCCGTCTGGGCAGTCTTGCTGGGTCATCCACAGATCGTTGCACTGACTATCGCGCTGACCGTGATCGTAATCTGGCGCCATTCCGAAAACATCGCCCGTCTACGGGCCGGAACCGAGCCCAAAATCGGACAAAAGTAG